ACCCGGTGCAGTACAAGACCCTGGGCAATCTGCTGGGCAGCATGGGCAAGAGCGATCCGAGCCTGATCGGCCCGCGCTATTTCAGCGAGCTGATGGCGGCGCTGAGCAAATGCGCGACCCGCGGCACCCACAGCAATGTGCTGCAGCACCTGAGCGGCTACCTCAAGCAAGCCATCAGCAGCGCGGACAAGCAGGAAGTGCAGCATGTCATTGGTCAGTACCGTCACGGCATCGTGCCTCTGGTGGTGCCCCTGACCCTACTCAAGCACCACTTCCGCCAGCACCCCGATCCCTACATCGCCCAGCAGTTGTATTTGCAACCGCACCCGGAAAACCTCAGCCTGCGCAACGCGATCTGAGCCATGAAAGCACTCGACCAACAGGCCGAAGACAACAGCGCCCACTACCGGCGCGCCCTGGATGAAGGCTGGCTGCCGATTCGCGAAGTGGCGCGCCAGACCGGGGTCAACGCCGTCACCCTGCGCGCCTGGGAGCGCCGTTACGGACTGATCGTGCCCCTGCGCACCCCAAAGGGCCACCGCCTGTACTCCCAGGAGCAGGTGCAGGAAATCCTCACCATCCTCACCTGGCTCAATCGCGGGGTGGCGGTCAGCCAGGTCAAGCACCTGCTGGACAGCGCCCCAAGCGCCAGCACACCGGCCGAGAACGACTGGCAGCGCCTGCGCCAGACCCTGAGCCTGGCGATCAGCCAACTGGCCGAGCGCAAGGTCGACGACACCTTCAACCAGGCCATGGCCCTGTATCCGCCGCGCACCCTGTGCGAGCACCTGCTGATGCCGTTGCTGGCAGAACTGGAGCAGCGCTGGCAGGGTCAGTTCGGCAGCCAGATGGAGCAGGTGTTCTTCTACTCCTGGCTGCGCAGCAAGCTGGGGGCACGGATCTACCACAACAATCGACAGCTGCAGGCCCCACCGCTGCTGCTGGTCAACCAGTCGGACCTGCCGCTGGAACCCCACCTGTGGCTGACCGCCTGGCTGGCCAGCAGCGCCGATTGCCCGGTGGAAGTCTTCGACTGGCCACTGCCCGGCGCCGAACTGGCCCTGGCCGTCGAACGCCTGCAGGCCCGAGGCCTGCTGCTGTATTCAAGCAAGGCCCTCAACCCTGCGCAGTTGCCCAGGCTGCTCAACGGCATCGACTGCAAAAAATTCATCGCCGGACCCGCGGTGTGCATCCATCCCGCCGAGTGGTCCGTATGTCTCTCTGAAATCGCCGATCTGCACCTGGCCCAGGACCCGATAACGGCCTGCCAAGCGCTGCTTGAGCGAGGACTCTTCTGAACCGGGAATCAGCATGCAATTGATCTGGCTGCGCAGCGACCTGCGCCTACATGACAACACCGCCCTCTGCGCCGCCACCCAGCGTGGCCCGACCGTAGCGGTGTACCTGCTGAGCCCGGAGCAGTGGCAGGCCCACGACGATGCGCCGTGCAAGGTTGACTTCTGGCTGCGCAATCTGCAGTCGTTGAGCAAGTCCCTGGGCCGGCTAAACATCCCCCTGCTGATCCGCAGCGCCGCCACCTGGGACCAGGCCCCCCAGGTCCTGCTGGAACTGTGCCGACAACTGCAGGTACGCATGCTGCATTTCAACCAGGAATACGGGATCCACGAAAGCCGTCGCGACGCCGCAGTGACCCGGGTTCTGGAAGAGGCCGACATCAGTGTCCAGGCCCACCTCGATCAACTGCTGTTCCAGCCCGGTAGCGTGCTGACCAAGAGCGGCGGCTACTTCCAGGTCTTCAGCCAGTTCCGCAAGGTCTGCTACAGCCGCCTGCACAGCGCACTGCCGGCCCTGGTCGCCAGTCCCAAGGCGCAATTGCCGCTGTCGATCCAGGCCGATCCCGTGCCCCGTCATATCGACAGCTTCCCATCCCCCAGCCAATCACTGCGCGACCTCTGGCCGGCCGGCGAAGATCAGGCCCTGGGCCGCCTGGAACAGTTCACCGACGAGCAGATCCACTACTACCAGAGCGAACGCGACTTCCCGGCCAAGCCCGGCACCAGCCAGCTTTCGCCCTACCTCGCCGCCGGAGTGATCTCGCCGCGGCAATGCCTGCACGCCGCCTTGCGCTGCAACCAGGGAGAGTTCGAAAGCGGCAATCCCGGCGCCGTCACCTGGATCAACGAACTGCTGTGGCGCGAGTTCTACAAACACATCCTGGTGGGTTACCCACGGGTTTCCCGGCACCGCGCCTTCCGCCCGGAAACCGAGGCGGTGGCCTGGCGCGACGCCCCCGAAGACCTGACGGCCTGGCAAGAAGGGCGCACCGGCCTGCCGATCATCGACGCCGCCATGCGCCAACTGCTGGAGACCGGCTGGATGCACAACCGCCTGCGAATGGTGGTGGCGATGTTCCTGACCAAGAACCTGCTGATCGACTGGCGTGAAGGCGAGCGCTTCTTCATGCGCCACCTGATCGACGGCGACCTGGCGGCGAACAATGGCGGCTGGCAATGGAGTTCCTCCACCGGCACCGACGCCGCGCCGTACTTCCGCATTTTCAACCCCGTGAGCCAGTCGGAACGTTTCGATGCCGAAGGGCGCTTCATCAAGCACTGGCTGCCGCAACTGGCGGGGTTGAACAAAAAGGATATCCACAACCCGGGGGCCATGGGCGGCCTGTTCGCAGTCGCCGACTACCCGGCGCCCATGGTCGACCTGGCCATGTCCCGGGATCGCGCCCTGGCCGCCTTCAAGGCCCTGCCTGCGCGGCCGGACGCGGGGGGGACCCATGACTGACTTCCTCCAGCGCTTCGCCCGGGACTTCGCCAGCCTCGACAAGCACAACCTGCAGCGCCTGGATCAGCTCTACAGCGAGGACATCCAGTTCACCGACCCGCTGCACGAGGTCAATGGCTTGCCGCGCCTACGGCACTACTTCGCCGAGCTGTACGCCAATGTCAGCGAACTGCGCTTCGACTTCCACGGCATCGATACCTGCGGCGAAGGCCAGGGCTACCTGCGCTGGACCATGAGCTACCGCCACCCGCGCCTGCGCGCTGGCCAGCTGGTCCGGGTCGCCGGCTGCTCGCACCTGCATTGGCGTGACGACAAGGTCTACCGGCATCGCGACTATTTCGACGCCGGCGCGCTGCTCTATGAACACCTGCCGGTACTCGGCACGGTGATCGCCTGGTTGAAAAGGAGGCTCGGATGAACCCGGCAATGCCACGGCGGATCTGGCTCACCGGTGCCAGCAGCGGCATCGGTGCGGCGCTGGCCGAAGAGCTGCTCAAGGCCGGCGCCCAGGTGGCCGTCAGCGCCCGTTCACGCGAGCCCCTGGAGGCCCTGGCCCAGCGGTATCCGGGTCGGGTGCTGGTGGTGCCCGGCGATCTCACCGACGCCCTGCAAGTGCGCGAGATCGGCAAGCGCATCGCCCAGGCCTGGGGCGCCCTGGACACGGCGATTCTCAATGCCGGCACTTGTGAATACATCGACGTGCAGCAATTCGAGGCGGCGCTGATCCAGCGTGTGCTCAACAGCAACCTGCTGTCCGCCGGCTATTGCATCGAAGCCGCACTGCCCTTGTTGCGGGCCGGCAATCAGCCCCATCTGGTGGGCGTGGCCAGTTCCGTGACCTATCTGCCGCTGCCCCGGGCCGGCGCCTACGGCGCCTCCAAGGCCGCCCTGCGTTACCTGCTGCAATCCTTGCGCATCGACCTGGCCGCCGAGGGCATCGACGTCACCGTGGTCAGCCCGGGCTTCGTCGATACCCCGCTGACCGCGCGCAACGACTTTGCCATGCCCATGAGCTGGCCCGCCGCCAAGGCCGCCCGACATATCCACAAGCGTCTGTCACACCGGGATCTGGAGATCGCTTTCCCCGCCCCGTTCATCTTCGGCCTCAAGCTGCTGTCCTGGCTGCCCGGCCGCTTGCAACTGGCCATCGGCAAACGCCTGGCCCGCACGGGGAGTGCATCGTGAAAATCGCCATTATCGGTAGCGGCATCGCCGGCCTGACCTGCGCCTACGTTCTCAACCGTCGCCATGACATCCGGGTCTTCGAGGCCGGCAGCTGGATCGGCGGTCACACCCATACCGTGGAAGTCAGCCACAACGGCGAAACCCAATCCGTGGACACCGGGTTCATCGTCTTCAACGACTGGACCTACCCCAACTTCATCCGCCTGCTGGGCCAGATCGGGGTCAAGTTCAAACCCACCGAGATGAGCTTCTCGGTGTGCGATCCGGCCTCGGGCCTGGAGTACAACGGCAACAACCTCAACAGCCTGTTCGCCCAGCGGCGCAACCTGCTGTCGCCCGGGTTCTGGGGCATGCTGCGGGACATTCTGCGCTTCAACAAAGCCGCCTTGCTCGATCTGCAGCAGCAGCGGATCGCCGCCGACACCACCCTTGGCGACTACCTGAAAAACCAGGGCTATGGCGAGCGTTTCATCCAGCACTACATCGTGCCCATGGGGTCGGCGATCTGGTCGATGTCACGGGTGCAGATGCTCGGTTTCCCCTTGCAGTTCTTTGTGCGTTTCTTCAAGAACCACGGCTTGCTGTCGGTGAACAATCGTCCCCAGTGGTGCGTGATCGAAGGCGGCTCAAGCCGCTATATCGAACCGCTAACCGCCTCTTTCCGCCAGCACATCCGCCTCGACTGCCCGGTGCAACGGGTCGAGCGCGACGAAACCGGCGTGCTGATCCACAGCGCCGCCGGCAGCGAACGCTTCGACAAGGTGGTGTTCGCCTGTCACAGCGACGAGGCCCTGCAACTGCTGGCTAGCCCCAGCCGGGCCGAGCGGGAGATTCTCCAGGCCCTGCCCTACGCCGACAACGACGTGGTACTGCACACCGATACCCGGCTGCTGCCCCGCCGGCGCCTGACCTGGGCCAGCTGGAACTACCGCCTGGACGCCAGCGGCGACAAAGCCGCCGCCGTGACCTACGACATGAACATCCTGCAAGGTCTGAAGAGCGACACCACCTTCTGCGTCAGCCTCAACCAGACCGCGGTCATCGACCCGACGCAAATCCTTGCCCGCTTCACTTACGCCCACCCCCAGTACAGCCTCGAAGCGGTGGCGGCCCAGGCCCGCTGGAGCGAGCTGCAAGGCGCCCAGCACAGCTTCTACTGCGGCGCCTACTGGGCCAACGGCTTTCACGAAGACGGCGTGGTCAGTGCGTTGCGCGTGGCCCAGGCCTTTGGTGAACAACTGTGAACAGTGCCCTGTACAGCGGCTGGATCAGCCACCGGCGCTTCGCCCCCAAGGACCATGCCTTCCGCTATCGGATCGGCCTCTTGTACCTGGACCTGGACGAGCAGGAATCGGTGCTGGGACTCTCGCCCCTGGCGGGCCGCAGCCGTTTCGCCCCCTTCGCCTTCCGCGAAAGCGATTACCTGAAGGACTTCACCGGCCAGGGCATGCGCCTGATCGACGCGGTACGCCAGCAAGTGGCCGCAGCCATCGGCCGTGTGCCGGGCGGCGCGGTGCGCCTGTTGACCCAGGTGCGCAGCTGGGGCCTGGCGTTCAATCCGGTGAGTTTCTTCTACTGCTTCGAGGCCGACGGGCAACTGGCGGCGATTCTCTGTGAAGTCACCAATACCCCGTGGCGCGAGCGCTATCACTACGTGCTGCCGGCCCGCCCGGACAGTGCCGGCGCTGCCGAGCACCAGCACTTTGCCGTGGCCAAGGCCTTCCACGTCTCGCCGTTTTTACCCCGTGACCTGGAATACCGCATGAGCTTCAGCCCGCCGGCCGATCGCCTGGGCGTGCACATGGCCGACTGGCAGGGTGATCTGAAGGTATTCGACGCCACCCTCAGCCTGCAGCGCCAGACCCTGGATCGCCGCAGCCTGCACCAGTACCTGCGCAGTTTTCCATGGATGACCGCCAAGACCTGCCTGGCCATCTACTGGCAGGCCCTGCGCCTGACCGCCAAGGGCATCACCTTCTTTCCCCATGAGGCCGCCGACGGCGCCTATCGCACAGCCGCTGTACAACCCAAGGATCGCCGCCATGAAATCCTCTAGCGTATCGGCCAGAAATACCCTGTTCAGCACCCACAGCCTTACCGCCAACCTGTTGCGTCGCGGTGTGCTGCGGCAACTGGCGCACCTCAAGCACGGCCAACTGCTGGTCATCGAAAACGCCGAGCGCCTGGTCTTCGGCGACCGCACGGCGGCCTTGGTGGGTGAGATCCATATCCACGACAGCAGCGCCTGGGGGCTGGTGGCCAGCAGCGGCTCGATCGGTGCCGGCGAAGCGTTCATCCACGGCTACTGGAGCACCCCGGACCTGACGGCGGTGATCCGCATCTTCGTCAGCAACCTGGACGTGCTGGATGCCATGGAAGGCGGCCTGGCGCGACTCGGCCGGCCGTTGGTACGCGGCCTGCACTGGCTCAATCGCAACACGCGCAAGGGCTCGCAGAAAAACATCGCCGCCCACTACGACCTCGGCAATGAACTGTTCGAGCAGTTTCTCGACCCCACGATGATGTATTCGGCCGCGCAATTTCGCAGCGAGGACGACAGCCTGGAGCAGGCCCAGTTGAACAAACTGGAACGCATCTGCCAGAAACTCGCCCTCAAGCCCGAGGATCACCTGCTGGAAATCGGCACCGGCTGGGGCAGCATGGCGCTGTATGCGGCGCAGAACTACGGGTGCCGCGTGACCACCACCACCTTGTCCAAGGAACAGTTCGCTTATACCCGCCAGCGCATCGACGCTGCCGGCCTGCAGGACCGGGTGACCCTGTTGCTGGAGGACTATCGCGACCTGGACGGGCATTACGACAAGCTGGTGTCCATCGAAATGATCGAAGCCGTGGGCCACCGCTTCCTGCCCACCTACTTCCAGCAGTGCGCGAAGTTGCTCAAAAGCAACGGCCTGATGCTGCTGCAAGCCATCACCATCCGTGACCAGCGCTATGAACAGGCGAAGAACGGCGTGGACTTCATCCAGCGCTACATCTTCCCCGGCGGCGCCCTGCCCAGCGTGCAGAAGATGCTCGAAGTGGTCAGCCGCGACACCGACATGAACCTGCTGCACATGGAGGATTTCGGCCTGCACTACGCCCGCACCCTGCGCCTGTGGCACGAGAACTTCCGCCGCGCCCACGGCCGCCTGAGCGAGCTGGGCTATGACACGTACTTCCTGCGCCTGTGGGAGTTCTACCTGTGCTACTGCGAAGGCGGTTTCCTGGAGCGCAGCATCGGCACCGCGCAAATGCTCCTGGCCAAACCCTCGGCGGTGCCGCAACCCCTGCTGGGACGTTTCGATGCGTAAACAACTGGCCAACGCCCTGCTGTTCCAGCTGGGCTGGTTCATCTGTGTGCTGTCCGGCGACAGCGCCTGGCTGCTGCTGGGGGTGGCGATCCTGCTGGCGCATTTTCGCTGGATCGGCAGCTGGGCCGCGGAAGGCCGGATGATTTTCGGGGTCGCCCTGACCGGCATTACCCTGGACAGCTTCCTGCACTGGCTGGGGGTGTTCCAGTTCCAGCAAGTGAGCCTGCTGATTCCCCTGTGGCTGATCGTGCTCTGGGCCTTGCTGGGAACCACTTTGCGCCACTGCCTGGCGTGGACCGCCCGGCCCTGGTGGCTGACCTGCCTGGTTGGCGCACTGTGCGGACCGCTGTCCTATTACGCCGGGGGCCGCCTGGCCGGAGTGAGCTTTGCCTATGGCCTGTGGCCAACCCTGCTGGGGCTGGGACTGCTGTGGAGCATGCTGCTGCCGCTGCTGCACGTGCTCGCACGCCCCACTGCGGAAGAACCGCAGGCAGCCATCCCGGACTGAGCGTCCGTCCGGGCTTTCCCACAGCAGGGGCTCACTGCCTTACACTGCGCGCCTATGACCACCATCCCCGTTACCTCCATCGCCGCCGAACCCGCCGTCAGTTGCTCCACCTGCGCCGCCTGTTGCTGCCAGCTGGAGGTCATGCTGATCACCGACACCGGGGTGCCCGAGCGCTTTATCGATACCGACGATTGGGGAGGGGAAGTCATGCGCCGCCTGGATGACGGCTGGTGCGCGGCGCTGGACCGCGACAGCATGCGTTGCAGCATCTATGAGCTGCGGCCGCTGATCTGTCGCGAGTTCGAGCTGGGCGAGGCCGATTGCTTGAGCGAACGCCGGGGAATTGCCACGGCGTATCGCTGATAGCGGCCTTAGAGCGGCATCGTGTAATGCAGCGCGTAGCTTTCGATACCGTCGTTGGGGGTCTTGATGCCGGCGTTGGAGTAGTGCGTGGCGCGGATACCGACTTCATGGCCACCGGCGAAGCGCAGGCCGAAACCGATGCGGTCTTCGAACTGGAAGGATGACCCCAGCTTGTTGTCCTCGACCTGGGTATGGGCAAAGGCCGCTACCCCGATGCCGGCCTCGATGTAGGGCTTGACGCTGGCCCCGGCGAATTCGTAGACCAGCACCGGGGAGAACGACAGGCTGTGGTTGCTGGAGGTCTTGTCGCCATCCCAATAGGTGTAGGCGCCGCTCCAGTAACCCGTGAGACGGCCGACGTCACTTTGCAGCCAGCTCTTGTCCCAATCCCATTGCATACCCAGCCGATAGGCCTGGGTCGAATCGCCGGTTTGCCCCACGGAGAACTCGACTCCGGCCGCCTGCGCGGAAAAACTGTGCCCCAACAACCCGGCCGCAAGTGCAGCCAAACACAACAGTCGCTTCATCAGGAACATCCTTTTCGAACGGTTTTATATGGTGTTGTACAACCCTGTGGATAGGCTATAGAAGCCAGCGCGCATTCAGAAGTTCAGCGCCAGCGAAGGGATTTTTCACGATTTTTTCACAACTGCAAAGGCAGGACTTCAGCAGACTCTTTCCACAACAGAGGCAGCACCCGGGCAAAGTGCGGGACATCGCCACTGGTCCAGAAACAGGTTTCCCGGGCTGGCCCCTGGGCGCGCAGATCGCCTTCGTCGAGCAGCCGCTGCAATTGC
The DNA window shown above is from Pseudomonas protegens CHA0 and carries:
- the phrB gene encoding deoxyribodipyrimidine photo-lyase, producing the protein MQLIWLRSDLRLHDNTALCAATQRGPTVAVYLLSPEQWQAHDDAPCKVDFWLRNLQSLSKSLGRLNIPLLIRSAATWDQAPQVLLELCRQLQVRMLHFNQEYGIHESRRDAAVTRVLEEADISVQAHLDQLLFQPGSVLTKSGGYFQVFSQFRKVCYSRLHSALPALVASPKAQLPLSIQADPVPRHIDSFPSPSQSLRDLWPAGEDQALGRLEQFTDEQIHYYQSERDFPAKPGTSQLSPYLAAGVISPRQCLHAALRCNQGEFESGNPGAVTWINELLWREFYKHILVGYPRVSRHRAFRPETEAVAWRDAPEDLTAWQEGRTGLPIIDAAMRQLLETGWMHNRLRMVVAMFLTKNLLIDWREGERFFMRHLIDGDLAANNGGWQWSSSTGTDAAPYFRIFNPVSQSERFDAEGRFIKHWLPQLAGLNKKDIHNPGAMGGLFAVADYPAPMVDLAMSRDRALAAFKALPARPDAGGTHD
- a CDS encoding SAM-dependent methyltransferase; this encodes MKSSSVSARNTLFSTHSLTANLLRRGVLRQLAHLKHGQLLVIENAERLVFGDRTAALVGEIHIHDSSAWGLVASSGSIGAGEAFIHGYWSTPDLTAVIRIFVSNLDVLDAMEGGLARLGRPLVRGLHWLNRNTRKGSQKNIAAHYDLGNELFEQFLDPTMMYSAAQFRSEDDSLEQAQLNKLERICQKLALKPEDHLLEIGTGWGSMALYAAQNYGCRVTTTTLSKEQFAYTRQRIDAAGLQDRVTLLLEDYRDLDGHYDKLVSIEMIEAVGHRFLPTYFQQCAKLLKSNGLMLLQAITIRDQRYEQAKNGVDFIQRYIFPGGALPSVQKMLEVVSRDTDMNLLHMEDFGLHYARTLRLWHENFRRAHGRLSELGYDTYFLRLWEFYLCYCEGGFLERSIGTAQMLLAKPSAVPQPLLGRFDA
- a CDS encoding SDR family NAD(P)-dependent oxidoreductase, which codes for MNPAMPRRIWLTGASSGIGAALAEELLKAGAQVAVSARSREPLEALAQRYPGRVLVVPGDLTDALQVREIGKRIAQAWGALDTAILNAGTCEYIDVQQFEAALIQRVLNSNLLSAGYCIEAALPLLRAGNQPHLVGVASSVTYLPLPRAGAYGASKAALRYLLQSLRIDLAAEGIDVTVVSPGFVDTPLTARNDFAMPMSWPAAKAARHIHKRLSHRDLEIAFPAPFIFGLKLLSWLPGRLQLAIGKRLARTGSAS
- a CDS encoding MerR family transcriptional regulator, giving the protein MKALDQQAEDNSAHYRRALDEGWLPIREVARQTGVNAVTLRAWERRYGLIVPLRTPKGHRLYSQEQVQEILTILTWLNRGVAVSQVKHLLDSAPSASTPAENDWQRLRQTLSLAISQLAERKVDDTFNQAMALYPPRTLCEHLLMPLLAELEQRWQGQFGSQMEQVFFYSWLRSKLGARIYHNNRQLQAPPLLLVNQSDLPLEPHLWLTAWLASSADCPVEVFDWPLPGAELALAVERLQARGLLLYSSKALNPAQLPRLLNGIDCKKFIAGPAVCIHPAEWSVCLSEIADLHLAQDPITACQALLERGLF
- a CDS encoding nuclear transport factor 2 family protein; the encoded protein is MTDFLQRFARDFASLDKHNLQRLDQLYSEDIQFTDPLHEVNGLPRLRHYFAELYANVSELRFDFHGIDTCGEGQGYLRWTMSYRHPRLRAGQLVRVAGCSHLHWRDDKVYRHRDYFDAGALLYEHLPVLGTVIAWLKRRLG
- a CDS encoding DUF2878 domain-containing protein; protein product: MRKQLANALLFQLGWFICVLSGDSAWLLLGVAILLAHFRWIGSWAAEGRMIFGVALTGITLDSFLHWLGVFQFQQVSLLIPLWLIVLWALLGTTLRHCLAWTARPWWLTCLVGALCGPLSYYAGGRLAGVSFAYGLWPTLLGLGLLWSMLLPLLHVLARPTAEEPQAAIPD
- a CDS encoding NAD(P)/FAD-dependent oxidoreductase, which translates into the protein MKIAIIGSGIAGLTCAYVLNRRHDIRVFEAGSWIGGHTHTVEVSHNGETQSVDTGFIVFNDWTYPNFIRLLGQIGVKFKPTEMSFSVCDPASGLEYNGNNLNSLFAQRRNLLSPGFWGMLRDILRFNKAALLDLQQQRIAADTTLGDYLKNQGYGERFIQHYIVPMGSAIWSMSRVQMLGFPLQFFVRFFKNHGLLSVNNRPQWCVIEGGSSRYIEPLTASFRQHIRLDCPVQRVERDETGVLIHSAAGSERFDKVVFACHSDEALQLLASPSRAEREILQALPYADNDVVLHTDTRLLPRRRLTWASWNYRLDASGDKAAAVTYDMNILQGLKSDTTFCVSLNQTAVIDPTQILARFTYAHPQYSLEAVAAQARWSELQGAQHSFYCGAYWANGFHEDGVVSALRVAQAFGEQL
- a CDS encoding acyloxyacyl hydrolase; this translates as MKRLLCLAALAAGLLGHSFSAQAAGVEFSVGQTGDSTQAYRLGMQWDWDKSWLQSDVGRLTGYWSGAYTYWDGDKTSSNHSLSFSPVLVYEFAGASVKPYIEAGIGVAAFAHTQVEDNKLGSSFQFEDRIGFGLRFAGGHEVGIRATHYSNAGIKTPNDGIESYALHYTMPL
- a CDS encoding DUF1365 domain-containing protein, translating into MNSALYSGWISHRRFAPKDHAFRYRIGLLYLDLDEQESVLGLSPLAGRSRFAPFAFRESDYLKDFTGQGMRLIDAVRQQVAAAIGRVPGGAVRLLTQVRSWGLAFNPVSFFYCFEADGQLAAILCEVTNTPWRERYHYVLPARPDSAGAAEHQHFAVAKAFHVSPFLPRDLEYRMSFSPPADRLGVHMADWQGDLKVFDATLSLQRQTLDRRSLHQYLRSFPWMTAKTCLAIYWQALRLTAKGITFFPHEAADGAYRTAAVQPKDRRHEIL
- a CDS encoding YkgJ family cysteine cluster protein codes for the protein MTTIPVTSIAAEPAVSCSTCAACCCQLEVMLITDTGVPERFIDTDDWGGEVMRRLDDGWCAALDRDSMRCSIYELRPLICREFELGEADCLSERRGIATAYR